In a single window of the Anguilla rostrata isolate EN2019 chromosome 6, ASM1855537v3, whole genome shotgun sequence genome:
- the LOC135256734 gene encoding apolipoprotein D-like, with amino-acid sequence MNADGTIKVSSSEIRKGQLKTLEGTGIVEDINQPAKLGISFSFLAPYSPYWIISTDYDKSALVYSCTDILRVFHVDFAWILGRTRTLPADTINKAKDIFTKSNIDVTRMVASKQQGCDKEF; translated from the exons ATGAATGCGGATGGGACTATTAAAGTATCCAGCTCAGAAATACG GAAAGGACAGTTGAAGACTCTGGAGGGGACTGGTATCGTTGAGGACATTAATCAGCCAGCCAAACTGGGAATCAGCTTCTCTTTCC TCGCACCTTACTCCCCGTACTGGATTATATCGACCGACTATGACAAATCGGCACTGGTTTACTCCTGCACTGACATCCTGAGGGTTTTCCACGTGGACTTCGCCTGGATCCTGGGCCGCACACGCACCCTTCCGGCAGACACCATCAACAAAGCGAAAGACATTTTTACCAAAAGCAACATTGATGTCACTAGGATGgttgcatctaaacagcagggCTGTGACAAAGAGTTTTGA